The region CTTTCTAATCCGATATGTGCTAGTGCCGCTGAGGAAAACACAGCTCCAGGCCAGCAGGAAAACCAAAGAAAACTTCTTCAGGGAAAGTTAGATGACTAAGAACACCAtccattaaaagaataatTTATCCGCCTTACCATCATTCCAATTCCAAGTTCAATCGCCAACTAATTGGAGTCTGCTTAGAAAACTTCCATCACACATGCTGGCCATTCCGCCATCTGTTCCTCACCCCATAGATCACTTTCGGAGCTCCATGTgtcatttttaagaatatataatTCTGTATTTTTTGCGGTCCTTAGTTAATCTTCACAATTCTGCTGTATTTCTTTTCAAGTTTTAACGATTGAATCTGGATTCTAGCTTTGCGGTGAAACATACACAGTATATAGTAGAAAACGAAATTAGATTAAACAGTTTTACGGGCATAGCCGCACTAGGTTTGCtcttgattttgttttgttttttttttatatttttaattgctacATTTAGCCACTAACGTTTAAGGTAGAAATGAAAACGCCTAAGCAACTAAAATACCGCGCTCGCATTCCTCTCTATACATGTACACTtgataaacttttaaaattacaagaaATACGGCCCAGGAGCCAGCTGATTAATAGTTAGGCTAAGGGCTAGGGGGTAAGCTTGATCAATTTACAGATAATCGCTTGGTTTAGTTGGTATATCGTTTTGTGTGCAGGTGCGAATACATTTCAAATCTTCAGCTAACTGCTCTCTTGGCATTTACatgatttatttatgcatATAGTATTTTAAGTGTGTTTTATTAAGATTAGCTTAGTTTTGTATCATTAGCTCACTTTGGCTTGAAGCCCAAGTGGGGTTGGTTTGTTGTTTCTGCCTAACCGCTGACCATCTTTCGAACCGAACCCACTCACCATGCTGCGAGGGTGTGGTGAATGTGTTCGATGATCTCGTGACGACCGTCGATTAGTCTACATTATCAGTAACTTGCTTAGCTCTACGTAATTAGCTTTTATTTACATTGATTATTTCAAGGGTTTCGCTTCTGCTTCGCTTCGTTTGTTTGTTGTGTGTTTGCTTATCTGTGTTTTTTGTGGGTTCGTAGAACTAAATAACTTAGACGATTGCTTAAAATACGCAATGCTGTTGTGAGTGCAAACCAATCcgtttaaaacaaattaaaattgttgcGGCTGATctgtgttgtgtgtgtgttgtgttGGGCTTAAAATTCACAAATCGTTTAAAAAGACTTAAATCACGAAAACGAAAGTTGTTTGCTTTGGGTTTTGGTCTTAGATGCGTCTGCTGCGCACGCCCTCGGCCCGGGTCTTCCACTCCGGGTCGTTGGGGTCGTCGTCCTCGAAGGGATCGTCGGCCATGTCCTCCTCCAGCGcctccggatcgcccagataGGCATCGATCGCCGCATCGTACAGATCCTGCTCGACATCCGGCGTCGACGGCTCCTCATCGTCCAGCGGCGCCAGATGGTGCTTGGGATagtcgtcgtcctcctcctccagcagcATGTCCTCCTCTTCCGGCTCGGAAACTTCCGTTTCTTTCCCAACTGCTCCTTTTGCTCCGGTTATATTTGCCGTTGCAGGATGACCATTGAGCCGGCCATTCAACTGGCCATTCAGCTTAACCTTGGTCTTGCTGCTGCGGCGACTACTGCTGCCTCCGGCGGAGGTGGGAGCTTCGCAGTTCGAGGATATTGACTTGCTCTTGGCCCGCTTTGGACCCGACAGCGACCTGGGCGTCGCATACGTCTCGGCCAGCAATCGCTGGTAGACCTCCTCGGAGAGCGGAAAGTGCAGGGGCTCAAAGGGCGATGGCATCAGCGCATAGGGCTATTTAAAAGAGAAAGTTTTAGTTGGACATTAGACTATAAAAACCAATCCCAAACTTACCTCCCGCAGATCGGGCGTAGTGCTGCGCCGTTCCACCTGATCCTTGAGCTTGCTGGACGTAGTCCGACGACGGGCCTGGCGCGCCTGTCCGCCCGCCAGCAGCTCGCCGCTGTCGTTGAACCCGTCCAGTGGATGGGCCAGCGGCGAGGGAATGCTTTCGTTGTCGTGCCCAATTCCGCCCAAGTGCGGAGCTGGCGAGGCGGGATCCGGTGTATTGGCGCCACTCGATTCGGCGCGACTGTCGACGCGTCGATTCGCCCGTGATCGAGTGCTCCAGGGAAACTTGAGGAAGGTCTCGAAGCGGCGGCGCTCCTCGATGAGAGCGCGCTGGTGCCGTAAGATGAACGCATCATCCGAAAGGTCTTCCTTGCcatgctcctcctcctcaatCTCGTGCGTCTCCGGATGCAGCTCCGCCAACTGCCCATTGGCCTTGGACTTGGTGACCTCTCCGGATGCCGTTTCCAGCTTGGGTCGCTTGGGCAGTGGTTGCTCTGTGGCTGGCTGAGCAATCTCCTCCTGCTTCTCGGCAGTTTTATCatttggattttttgccaaattaCCATTGAGCTTGGGCTTGACCACCTTCTCCTTCAGCTCCTCTGCCTTTTTCTGCATTTCGTGATCCTCTGCAGCCTTGGCCTCCTCCTTTTTGGCATTGCCATTTACCAGcccattcttattattattgttgtttgtattgttgttgttattgtgcTTGACTGCTTGCTTCTCCTTCAAACCATAGACCTTTGGTGGTGGCTGCACGACCGACTGTTGTTGTGATTGCTCATGTTTTTCCGATGGCGGCTGGGGTTTGGGTGGCTCCTCTGACGTTGATGCGGCTACACTGCCATTGCTCAGTTTGCCGTCCGCTGACTCATCCGACGAATGCTTTCTCTTATCATTATCACTGTCTACAATGCGCCACCTGGGAGTAAAGATAGGGGGTGTTTAGAATATACTAGAGATGTGTAATACTGAATCTTGGATTCCAATTACATATCATTAACATGGAATACTTACTTGGGTATGGGTATCTCCTTGTAGGGAAGAATCTCCATTTTCGACTGGGCTAGCATACTGTAGGGTATAACGATGTTGTTGATGTCATAGATGGGACGAACGCGACGCTCCGAGGTTCTGTAAGggaaaataaagaataaaatttaataatataataataataatgagaTCCTTATTTCGGAACCCTTGTAAGAAGAATGATTTCCGTTGAACAAATCAATGTCAGGAGGATTTCAGACCAGTAACATCCATATAATCAAAACTGATTCGTGCATTCTTGAGATCTTTCCACCATTTTCGCTATTTACCTCTCATTTCGATGGCTGTGGGTGGGCGAGGAGTTGCGACGACTCCTGCTCTGGTCCCCCCACTGATCCCCGTAGCCATTGAGATGAtggttgttgatgttgctgccgtgttgatgctgctgctgctgtgtggaattgctgctgctgctgtttgtgGACTTGCGTGACTTCTTAGCGCCGCTGGCTGCCGAGATCGAGGTTGAGGAGGGACTGTGGTGGCGTTGTCGTTGGCGTTGGCGAGAGTCTGGCCACTGCGAGCTGGAATTGCTCGCTCCAGTTgggtgttgttgctgctgttgtggtGCTTGCCTCTTGCCCTTggccgctgctgctggtgttgcaaTAAATCCGTGATTTGAATGCGGAACAGGGACGAAACGGAGACAAGAACGGaatggcaaataaaacaattggTGGTGGAGTTTGTCGTAGTTGTTGttggaggtggtggtggtggtatTGTGGAATTTCGTGTTTTGGTTGATCGAtgcaaagaaaaagaagaagaagagatGCAAAagattgttgttgttttatgTTAATAACAATTATCGAATTTCGTCATGTTTACAATAATTTACTGTTGGCCACAAGTGGCGTTGTAGTAGGCGTAGTAGAAGAAGAAGTAGTAGCAGTACCAGTACCGTTTCCGCTCTCCCCTCCCCCGACGCCACTGCTTCCGGTTCCGCTTCCGcatgctcctcctcctgcagcagcagctttaGTTCCGCTGCCAGCCTCCTTATTTGAGTTGTTGTTGCGCTCCTTGCGTCGTATATAACGCCGCTTGACCGCATCGCCCGATCGCCGGCTGCCCGCCGGTCCGCCAATGCCGCCGGAGGCCAGCGTCTCGCGCTCCGCCTTCCACATGGCCTTGACAATGGCCTTGGCCTGGCAGCGCATGACTCGGTACTGCCAGTCCGGCTGGCGGGCAATGGCCTCCAGGTGCACTGACTGGCTGACATCTGGGAGAAGGAAAGAAAATAGGATTGATTAGCcattattcaaattaattaattcctacTCCAGTTTTCACTTTGCCAAGAATTCCTTTTGTTACAGTGACCTTTCTCTAGCTTTCTTAATCAGAGAATTagttgaatattttaattgccactaaaatattaaaaaaaattatattttctttagttGTCCAATAGGTTATGTTTCGGAaatgaatatattttgaacTATAAAGTGAGAtcaaattcttaaaagtgACTTATATAAGTAATTATAGCGCAAATTGCAAAAATATCGATCACAAATAACAAGAAATCTGCAAGGTGAAAACCAGTGGAAACTCCCACTCACCACTGGCGAAACTGAGCACTGGATGGTAGCCAGCATCGAGCAGCGCCACCCGGTTGGCCGGCATCATCGTCTCGACCAGATCCCGGGGCGCTGTGGGATCCGCGCGACCTGTGCACAGGGTGCATGGCACCTGCGGCCACTGGCAGCCACACTTGATGTTGCTGGGCCGCGCGGCCTTCTTGGAAATCGTGTGCATGTTCGTGGTCTGGAAGAGCTTGCGCTTGTGGAACTGGGACAGCACCAATGGCCGGGCCCGACTGCACAGATAGTCGCCGGAGGGCTCCTCCCTGATGCCATTTGCAGGCGGTGGCAGCGGAGGCGATGTCCTGGCCGTGGCCTCCAGCTGCACCTCGCCCTTGGACTGGGTCAGCTCCGAGAAGAGGTCGCTGTGCTGCCGGATCTTCATCTCCAGGTCGGTCAGCTGGGAGCAGAGCCACGACCAGCGCAGGGCTATGGCTGCCCGATCTTTCGAGTACCGCCAAACAGCGCGCCGAGTGCTGGAAGATATCAAAATGAATATGGATTATAAGCAAggatataaaaacattaatataCGTAGTAGAATTTCGGTATCCATAATTAtatcattatttaaaaacattgtgcaaatatttatgaattattatttggtacccaaaaaacattaaaaaagtaaaataactattttaaacCCCATAAAATGTTGTCATCTACTCAGGGCTACCAAAAAGCATATTTAAAAAGGctgtcaaaaataaatacttataaaTCTTTCTGTGGAAAGAACTGCTAAACATAAAAAGCCCCAGTTCGGAACCactaatttttcaaaaagtgaCAGAAAAGGAGGGCTTCCAAGCTCAAAAGAATAGTAttacaaacaaatataaaCAGTTGTATAGTTCAATTCCCTAGAGCATCTACAATATCATATGGAATATAGTAAAGTTAGATTGGAACTCGGCGCTTACATGGATAGCGACAGTTGCTGGGTGTTGTTGTAGGTGACCATCTCGTCGGCAGATTCGCCCCCGGAACTCGACTCCGTGGCGTCCGAATCGATAGCGTTCTGCACCTCTCGAAGTTCCGTGTGCAGCAGACCGGCCACGTGGGTGAGTTCACTGGTCACATAGGTGTCGTAGTTGGGCACGATGTCGTCCGCCCGCGGCGTATTCGAATCCTTTGCGTCGGATCCCGTCGTGCCCGGCGCCAGTCCAGATGAGGCCAACGTTGacgttgttgttgatgttgcggCTCCCGTTGACATGGCAGGTTCCAATTGATTCTTTCGCGGACGCTTGGCCGGCAGCGTTGAGCTGTTCGTGTTGTTGTACCAGCTGGAGGATGGTGCCAGGGTAGCGGAGCTTCCGTTGGCCGAATGGCAGATTTGCTGATGCCGAGCCGCCGTCGAAATGTGCCGAATCACACTGCTCATCTGACTCGCGGGCAGCGGATGCTTGTTCTGCTCCTCCCAGAAGGTGGGGCCCGGACGTCCGGAGACAATCGACAGGACGGTGGCCTGCTGCTCGGACAGCGTGGCACTTCTCGCCGGAACTGGAGCCTTGTGGGAGGTGCGGGCGGACCACTCCATTATGCCGGCCACCTCCTCGCTGGTGTGGCGGCACATGGCGCGCGCCTGGAGCTTGCGCATCCTGCGCAGCAAAAACTCAATCCGGCGCGAAATcacatgctgctgctgttccaACTCGGCGTGGACATCCTGCCAgggtcgctgctgctgctcctgctttACGATCACATTGGCCTGGgaaatgctgctgctgctgccgctggccAGGATGTCACTGCAGCTGGGCTTCGCGTCCGGCAGCTCGACCACGTTTCCAGGAGCCGCTGCCGGCAAGGGCGCAGCCGGAGCTGCCTCTTCCCACACCTCGTCGAAGAACTCGCAGATGGTATCGGGATTGACATGGCCGCCGTCGAATGTCTTCAGCGCCTTGAGCACCTCCTCGATGTCCTGATCCTCCAACACAGCGCCGGCAGCTCCGTCCTTGAGAAAATTAATGGAAGTGGAGGTGCTTTGCGGCGTCATCTGTTGGGCTGGCGGCTGCTGAGGCCTGCTGGGCGTGCCCGGCGGCTCCTGCACGGGCAGCGGAGCAGGAGGCGGAGCCACAGGCTCCTCGGGCATCGCACTGGCATTGCCATCCAGCTGGCTGAGACGCTCTGAAACAGTAAGGCAAGTAGACATTGAATAGAGACATTTCATTTGGAGTAACTCCATTGACCTACCTTCTATATTATCTGTTTCTATCTTTGGCAGCTCCTCCTCTGCTGAGGCTACCGGCGGTGTATCACCTGGCAAACTGCTGCCGGAACTGGCAGAATTGGTGGCCACTGGCAGGACAACGGCAGGCGTGGCCGGCTCCTTGCCCAGAGTCACATCGGGCAGGGTTTTCCTCAGGCAAATATCGGCGGATATGGTCTCCTCAAAGTTGATGGTCAGATCCGCCAGCAGCTGGGCCGTTGAGTTGTCCTTGGGAGTGGAGCTGTTGCTGGTGGAtgtgctgctgttgttgttgttgttttctaCAGTGGAAGTGGAGGCCACCGCTGCCTCCGCCGTGGTATTGGGCGCACTGCTGCTGTGTGGAGTGGGGGCGGCACTCAGGCCCATTGGTTCATTGGAACGCCACTTCCTCTTGTTGTTGACAGCAGGCGAGGAtctctgttgctgctgctgctgcggcgtcTGTTGCTGCGGGGAAGAGGCCACTGAGGCAGCTGCCGCCGAGGAGCGGGTGACCCTCGTGGTGGCCGTGGCCGGAGTGGGCGTCGCTGGCTTCTTGGCCACTGCACCGCCGGCGGCACCTCCTCCTCCAATGCCTCCGCTCTCCAGAGAGCTGCGGGCCGAGGGCGAGGCTGTGCTGGTTAGCTTCTCCTTGGGACTTAGTGGCTCGGCTGTGAGCGCTGGGGCCATCGTTCTGATGCTGATGCGTCGGCCGGCTGTTGCGGCATTTGGTCCGCTCGACTCCTGGTGGCTTCTACTCGATGCTAGTCCTGTCGAGGATTTGGAAATAGAAACGGGCTATTATTTCGGCAAATCGTCGGGCAATTCAGCGTTTCGAAGGCAAACGACAGGCACACTGTTTGATTTACGAAATTGCGCCGACTGCTCGGCTATCGGTTGCTATATTTGAGTAGTTTTTTCTTTGGTTTTATCTCGCTTAAACTGCCCGCCTCCCCAAGAATTCAAAAAATCGGAATCGTTTTGTCTTTTCCGGCGTGTTATGTACATATGCTACATACATACATGCACACGCActcaacacacacacacacacacacatagcGACGCTCTGGCCAGCCAGAGAGCCGAGCCGAGTCAATGGGAGCGAGAGAGAGGTCAGAACGCGCGCTATTGCACACCATGATgcgcaataaaaaaaactgtatAGAACCCGcacaaacacacgcacacgccgAGATGGACAagcagacagacggacagactaCTTTACATACTGACGAAATCATTGCGGCTCATCTCGAAAATCACAGTTTTCCAAGATTTTGCCTCGGCGGCTGGCGAAAAAAGGCCCACTCTTTATGTAATTCCGTTTATTGAGTTTTTCCACCACAATTAGCCGAAGCAAAACGGAAAACTCGCGCCTttacaagcacacacacacacacgcacacatggGGCCAcataaacacacacacgcacacgtgCAACTGTGTGCTCCAATATTTTCAGTTATTTACACAATCGCATTTATTGTATTCCCACATGTCTGCATTACTTCCGATTACATTCAAATCGGTTAAATGTGCTCATGGAGAACTGTATTTGCCCGATTCCAGCCGATTTGGGTGGCGGAAAAAACGTTTTCAGCGCGAAAGTACTCACTGGTACTcactaacacacacacacgcacgcacacatgcACGACAGGCAGTCAGCACGCAAGAATTTTGTAAATTGCTTAAAAATTAAGTAGTATATTTCTTGTTCGTTATACGCACAATTCGGCCGCTCCGCAAAGAATGCCCCTCGCACAATTGGCAGGTAAACTGCGCTTACACAATGGCGTGACTCGCGCTATCGGGAATTTTACGGTACGGAATTACGGTTCTCGCTTCACGGATTTTTTCCctcatttatttttctcatTGCTTTTGCCTTTGCTTTGGGCTGCCCTGCTACGCTTTTGGCAAAACGACGTGTATCGAAGCTGTACTCGTTTCTGTGCCAGACCAAAGTGCGCTGCCGCCCAGCCGGTCGTCTCGCTCTCGCCCGTGCGCCGCCTATGGCGGTGGCTCGGCGCAGGGCCGTGTGTGCGAGCGGGACGGCCGGCTGGGACTGAGTACTTTTCGACGATGTGGCAACGCCGGGCGGCGGGTCTGCTACCAGAAAATGCAACCCTGCTTgggtttgttgtttttgtttggggaatacatatatttttggtgtggTGTGGGAATATTTAGGGGTTTTTGAAATCAATCTTCCAGCCTCTGTTGCCGCTCCTGGTAATCCGTTTTTAACGTCTTATATCAAAGGTGGTGAAGGTATAGGCTGCGATTTCCTGCGCTGGCGTGAACTCGGCCTTTGAGATCTTCGAACTGGGACTTCCCTTGGTCTGGAGCCAGTGTTTCCTGTAAATGGAGAAGGATGGAGAAATGATTTCCCTTAGTTGTTCATAGACCTTAAAAGAAGGACTTTACATTTCGTTCAGCTCCGCCAGGGGAGCCTCCAGTTGTCCCTTGACAGTTCCATCTCGGGTGTTCATGCACCAGCCCTTGACACCCAGCGTTTTGGCCGTCTGCTCCGTGTACTGCTCCAAAAGGAGGATCTTACGATTCTCAAAAGACTATTTAATCCAGCAGACACTTACCTTGCGGAAGAAGACACCTGAAATCGTTAATTAGTAGCTGTTAGATCAATCAGATCGAAAGGATAGCAGGTGCTAACATCAAAATACCTTGCACTTTGCCGAACACTTCGAAATTGCACGCGAACAGCTGCTTGGCAACTCCTGATCCTGCCATTATGTCGTTGGGATCGGATTTTGTAAGCCCCTCCGAACTATCAGCaactgaatatttaaataatgccAGTAAAAACAATGATCTGACAACCAAAAtagaattattataaaatagtGCCATAGTGACCAGGGCGCCAACAAAAAACCAGGGCTGCTCATGGAGAAATACGGAATATACCGTGACAGTAGCAGTGATGACCGTGATTTTTTAGCGAGGTCACCCACCCTTAGCTCATTTTGGAGAAGGTTATTATTAGTTAGTTATTATCAATTACTTACGTTTTAGTTAAAttactttataataaataaaaaaaagtttcgccaaattatagttatattatttgattttttaacatttttaattaccttttcattgatTGTTTTTGTTATGTGTTCATAgacttttataaaatgttcatCTAATATTGATTcactttttattaattcaattCTCTCAATTACTTATTTAATTCCAAATATTTATCGAccgttaaatatttattcagtGATTCACCAATCACAGTTAGCGGGTACACACACCACTCTCCAAGTGTTAGTCCCACCTCTAGTTGAAGCTTACCGTTGCTTTTCTCGCAGGACGCCAAAAAGTGATCGTTGCAAAAGATTAGTAAAAGCCACTAAAATAAAGTAAGTGAAGCCCTATTAAATTTAGTTGAGATGTGCCAGTAGTACCTAATTATCTGcaacttaattttaatgtcGAATTAGAACCCAAAATGGCGGGGGCAAAGAAAAGGGCTGGCTCGCAAATCGCCAGTGTGGTTCGTGCCAAATCGGCAAGAAAAAGTACAGTCGCCGACCCTGTGAGTGCTCCCATCCCCAAAGAGAAGTACGCAGATCCTAAAAAGGCTCCATTACCAAAAAAGGCCGCTCCACTTGAAAAGGAAAAGTATGGAGATGCTAAAAGACAGCAGTTGCCAGAGAAGCCAGCTCCACTTGAAAACGCTTTAAAGAAAAGGGAGCTGCAAAAGGCTTCCCGCCCTGAGACACCAGGAAAGGGAGCTCCAAAACGTCCAAACCCCGAGGTAAAACCTTTGGAAAAACCAACCATCCCCCAGAAGTCCCCAAAAAAGAAGATCAAGAAGTTGCCCAAAGCACCTGAAATCTTGTGGAAAGACATCAAGAATCTGTCTCCCGGCACCGGGGCAATACTAGATTGCTTTATGAGGCAGCACAACGATTCACTCTCAAATATAAAAAGGCGCGACTCGATTATTAGCAAGAAAATGCGCAAAATCACCATGGACGCTTTGAAGAAAAATACGGAAAATGTTAGCCTTAACAAAAAGTAAGATTAAGACCCACTAATTTGTTAAAGCTCCCGCTGTAGTGAAAATATTCCGACAGGTTGGCCAACACCCAGCTGGAACTGACCCATTTGAAGAAGGATCTTGCCGACCAGCAGGAAAAGAACACAGAATACATCAACAGATATCAGAATATCAATCAAAAGTTTACCGAGTGCGAGAAAAACTACGATAATGAGCTCGGGATCATAAGAGCGTGCGTGGAGCAGAAAAACTCCGAGCTTAAGGCCGCCCAAACGCGAATTGGAGAACAGGATCGCGAGGTAAAGTAACTCTCATCTTCTTAAATACGATCTAAatcgtttaaaatatttataatactaATATTGCAGCTAAAGAATATGCAAGAAACCAATCGCGAACTGGCTGGTGCCATGAGCAACTATAaattggaaatggaaaaggcCCAAGCGTATAGCTCTGAGACTCTGGCGCACATTTCTGAACTTACTCAGGCCTATGAGGCCCTCAAGCAGCAGTTTAATGATTTGAGTGCACAAAAGGAAGTCTGTGAGGTTTGGAGGCCATTTCAAATACATTAGAACCtatattcattttatatatacactGTTTACTCATTGCACTTTCTCCCCAGGCAAACATTGTACAACTGAGCAGCGAGTTGAACGCCAAAATGGTTACCTGCGCCGAACTTGAGGATCGTATTGAGCAGTTTCCAATAGAAGCCAATAAGGCTTTGTCGAAACTGCAAAATGAGTTGGAAGCCCACAAATTGCGCTGCCAGGAGCAGCAACGTTTAACCGATCAAGCCGAAAAGGAGCTTGAACTATCTCGAAACGAGATAAACACTTTGAAAACTCGTATGGAGGAAAGGGAAAGAGTCCACATCTCGCTTAATGGTGAACACCAAAAAATGACTGCCAGAATGGTCGAGCTCGTTGATATCAACGAACATTTCTCCAAGGAACTGGCTGACACTAAGTTAAACCACTCTCAAGATATGGAAGAACAAGCTACAAAGCACGAGGTGTGTCACCAAAATGTTAAAAGTATATTCTTCCTTATTCTAATcttctaatttttttgtcaGCTGGCTCTTCGTAAGCTTAAAGGTCAATTGGCCAAGGCGTCTCTTGATTTTACAAACCTAAGGAACAGCAGTGAGGCGTtgcaaaaggaaaaactgTTGCAGGTCTCCCAACTGCAAGGAAAGATTAGTGAATTGGAGTTGCGCCGCAATAATCAGGAGGAGGTTATATCTGGCTTGGCCAATGAACTTGAAGTCAAAACTCACAGCTTTGAGAATGATCTGAAGGCACAGCAGGAACAGCTTTCCAATCAAATGCAGGCCATGAAATCTGAATTCGAAACCGAATCTCAGCGAGCTGCAGCGAAAAATGAGAGACTCACTGCTGCACTCCAGCAAAAGGATGAAATGTTAAAGGCTCAGCAAGACGAGATGCAAAAACTTCTGTCTGAACAAGACAAGCTAAAGGAGACTGTTGCCGATCTTGAGGctaaaaatgagaaaatgacCAATGAATTTTCCGCTTCTAAGATTAAATTAAGTCAAGAGCTTAAGACCCAGAAAGATATCTTAATGGTGGGTATCAAAAAGTGAGAAATAATTTCATGTTGAAATGTAATGTTCAATTTTTCATCTACAGAAAAAGGTTTCCGGCTTGGAGcttgaaattcaaaataaagaaGCCAAAATGCTTGATTTGGAACAGAAGAAGAATGTAAGTATATTAtggttattattttcattaaagCAATCACTTAACTATTGAATATTTCCAACAGAATGAAATGGCCGTACTTCAGTTCAAAATGAACCGAATCAACAGTTTAATTGACCAACCAGTGACCACAATCTCTAAACTTCCAGAACCCAAGGGAGTGTCCAACACTCAGGGCACTCAGAATAAGGTGCAAAAAGGAAGCACTCCGAGTAGGGGGCAAAAGGAAGAATCCGATGGTTTGTCAAGCTCTTCTTCGAAGAAGAGAACTATTTTTCGACATCGATTAACTACCATAGGGTTTTCGTCAGACTTTGAGAGTGAAGACGATCAGCCCGTAAGTAATCATAAATAATCGTAGTCAAGATAATAATACTAACAATATTCTATTGTTACAGATTGTAAAGGAAAACTTCAGTGGAAAACGGGCCAAATTGGCTGCAGTTGTGAAACCACAGAAAGAACCTGATTTGTTTGACATGGTGAAGAGGTCAAACTAGTTAGGATTTTGTTTACTACGTTTTTGAAATCATCTAACTTTTAATTTCCAGAGAATTCCACTGATGAATACTGAGCTCAGAAATtaattcagaatttttaatttaatttaaatctatttcTTTGAAAACTTGTAGCTGcaagttattttttaagaacatGGATTCTTTAGTTTCATTTAACtttatttgtaatttgttGAATCAATGATCTCATAAAAATCATCTAAAATCATATCCTGTGGTAATGGATTaacaaaaaaacgaaaacaataaatttctttagtgaaaaaaaacagatttataTCGATTAGCATACATGATTTCCTTGCTTTAAGGACACTAAACACTCATTAGAT is a window of Drosophila biarmipes strain raj3 chromosome 3R, RU_DBia_V1.1, whole genome shotgun sequence DNA encoding:
- the LOC108026222 gene encoding ras guanine nucleotide exchange factor P isoform X10 — translated: MLATIQCSVSPVMSASQCTWRPLPASRTGSTESCAARPRPLSRPCGRRSARRWPPAALADRRAAGDRAMRSSGVIYDARSATTTQIRRLAAELKLLLQEEEHAEAEPEAVASGEGRAETVLVLLLLLLLLRLLQRHLWPTVNYSAAKGKRQAPQQQQQHPTGASNSSSQWPDSRQRQRQRHHSPSSTSISAASGAKKSRKSTNSSSSNSTQQQQHQHGSNINNHHLNGYGDQWGDQSRSRRNSSPTHSHRNERTSERRVRPIYDINNIVIPYSMLAQSKMEILPYKEIPIPKWRIVDSDNDKRKHSSDESADGKLSNGSVAASTSEEPPKPQPPSEKHEQSQQQSVVQPPPKVYGLKEKQAVKHNNNNNTNNNNNKNGLVNGNAKKEEAKAAEDHEMQKKAEELKEKVVKPKLNGNLAKNPNDKTAEKQEEIAQPATEQPLPKRPKLETASGEVTKSKANGQLAELHPETHEIEEEEHGKEDLSDDAFILRHQRALIEERRRFETFLKFPWSTRSRANRRVDSRAESSGANTPDPASPAPHLGGIGHDNESIPSPLAHPLDGFNDSGELLAGGQARQARRRTTSSKLKDQVERRSTTPDLREPYALMPSPFEPLHFPLSEEVYQRLLAETYATPRSLSGPKRAKSKSISSNCEAPTSAGGSSSRRSSKTKVKLNGQLNGRLNGHPATANITGAKGAVGKETEVSEPEEEDMLLEEEDDDYPKHHLAPLDDEEPSTPDVEQDLYDAAIDAYLGDPEALEEDMADDPFEDDDPNDPEWKTRAEGVRSRRI
- the LOC108026222 gene encoding uncharacterized protein LOC108026222 isoform X6, yielding MAPALTAEPLSPKEKLTSTASPSARSSLESGGIGGGGAAGGAVAKKPATPTPATATTRVTRSSAAAASVASSPQQQTPQQQQQQRSSPAVNNKRKWRSNEPMGLSAAPTPHSSSAPNTTAEAAVASTSTVENNNNNSSTSTSNSSTPKDNSTAQLLADLTINFEETISADICLRKTLPDVTLGKEPATPAVVLPVATNSASSGSSLPGDTPPVASAEEELPKIETDNIEERLSQLDGNASAMPEEPVAPPPAPLPVQEPPGTPSRPQQPPAQQMTPQSTSTSINFLKDGAAGAVLEDQDIEEVLKALKTFDGGHVNPDTICEFFDEVWEEAAPAAPLPAAAPGNVVELPDAKPSCSDILASGSSSSISQANVIVKQEQQQRPWQDVHAELEQQQHVISRRIEFLLRRMRKLQARAMCRHTSEEVAGIMEWSARTSHKAPVPARSATLSEQQATVLSIVSGRPGPTFWEEQNKHPLPASQMSSVIRHISTAARHQQICHSANGSSATLAPSSSWYNNTNSSTLPAKRPRKNQLEPAMSTGAATSTTTSTLASSGLAPGTTGSDAKDSNTPRADDIVPNYDTYVTSELTHVAGLLHTELREVQNAIDSDATESSSGGESADEMVTYNNTQQLSLSITRRAVWRYSKDRAAIALRWSWLCSQLTDLEMKIRQHSDLFSELTQSKGEVQLEATARTSPPLPPPANGIREEPSGDYLCSRARPLVLSQFHKRKLFQTTNMHTISKKAARPSNIKCGCQWPQVPCTLCTGRADPTAPRDLVETMMPANRVALLDAGYHPVLSFASDVSQSVHLEAIARQPDWQYRVMRCQAKAIVKAMWKAERETLASGGIGGPAGSRRSGDAVKRRYIRRKERNNNSNKEAGSGTKAAAAGGGACGSGTGSSGVGGGESGNAAAKGKRQAPQQQQQHPTGASNSSSQWPDSRQRQRQRHHSPSSTSISAASGAKKSRKSTNSSSSNSTQQQQHQHGSNINNHHLNGYGDQWGDQSRSRRNSSPTHSHRNERTSERRVRPIYDINNIVIPYSMLAQSKMEILPYKEIPIPKWRIVDSDNDKRKHSSDESADGKLSNGSVAASTSEEPPKPQPPSEKHEQSQQQSVVQPPPKVYGLKEKQAVKHNNNNNTNNNNNKNGLVNGNAKKEEAKAAEDHEMQKKAEELKEKVVKPKLNGNLAKNPNDKTAEKQEEIAQPATEQPLPKRPKLETASGEVTKSKANGQLAELHPETHEIEEEEHGKEDLSDDAFILRHQRALIEERRRFETFLKFPWSTRSRANRRVDSRAESSGANTPDPASPAPHLGGIGHDNESIPSPLAHPLDGFNDSGELLAGGQARQARRRTTSSKLKDQVERRSTTPDLREPYALMPSPFEPLHFPLSEEVYQRLLAETYATPRSLSGPKRAKSKSISSNCEAPTSAGGSSSRRSSKTKVKLNGQLNGRLNGHPATANITGAKGAVGKETEVSEPEEEDMLLEEEDDDYPKHHLAPLDDEEPSTPDVEQDLYDAAIDAYLGDPEALEEDMADDPFEDDDPNDPEWKTRAEGVRSRRI